The region TTTTTATCTTACTGGTATTACTTCCACATTTTTTTCTAAAAAAGTCAACACTAAGACTAGTAAAACCAAGAGGAAGTTTTTTAAGTATATTTAATGCCTTAAAAAACGGTTCTTCAGAGTTTATCAATGAATCTTCTGTAGGTATAACTATCTTAGTTTTTAATTATATTTTATTAAAAACTTTTGGTCCTTTAGGTATTGCTTCTTTTACTATTATAGGATATTTTATAACCATTAGTATCATGACAAGTTTTGCTGTTTCAGATTCTTTACAAGCTATTATTAGTAAAAATTTTGGTGCACAATATTTTAATAGAATGAAAAGTTTTTTAAAATTAGGAGTAGTAAGTATTTTATGTGTAGAGATAATTTTAACCTTGTTTGCAATAATTACACCGGAGTCATTGATAAATATATTTATCAATGACAATGATATAAAAACAAAGCATATAACTATAGATTTTATCTCTTATGTATGGCCTGCATTTATTTTTTCAGGCTTAAATTTGTTAGCAAGTGCATATTTAACATCAATACAAAAGCCACTTTATTCAGGACTAATAGCTATCATGAGAAGTTTAATCTTCCCAATAATATTTATTTTTATATTGCCTCTTATTTTTGGAGATATAGGAATATTTATAGCCTTATCGTGTGCTGAGATATTAACTTTTATTTTTGCATTTAGATTTTTTATGCTAAATAGACCAAGTGTTCTTTCAAAAGTTTCTACGTAAAACTTATATTTTAAATTACATTAATATTTAATTATAGATATTAATAAATCAACTATTTGTAAAAATATTGCAAAAATTAAGTTTATTATGTTAATATTTTAAAATATAAAGATTATTAAGGAAAATATTGTGTTATTACAATTTAGTGTAAATAATCATAAATCAATTAAAGATACTATTGAATTTAGTCTATTAAAAGAATCACAAGATAAAGGGAATTCTTTTAAGATTAGACAATATGAATTATTAAAAAGTGCCATTGTTTATGGTGCAAATGCAAGTGGAAAAAGTAATTTTTTAAAATCACTTGCATTTATGGGTAGAATTGTTTTAAATAAAGACAAGGTAATTCAATCAACTGATTTATTAGCACATATTCCATTTAGATTAAATACAGAGACAGAAGATAGTTCAAGTACGTTTGAAGTTGTATTTTTTATCGATGATATAAAATATAGATATGGATTTGAACTAGATAAAACAACAGTTTATTCAGAGTGGCTTTATGCAGATGAAAAAGGCAAAGAAGCAAAACTTTTTTATAGAGATATTGAAGAAGAAGATTATGTAAATTCAAATAGATTCAAAGAAGGTTATAACTTTTTTGATAAAAATAATTCAAATATTAGAATTTCTAAAAATCAACTTTTTATTTGGAAATGTGATCAAAATGATGGTGAAATTTCAAAATCTATTTTGAATTGGTTTAATCATGTAAATTTTATTGATGGTATTGATCATGATGGATACATAGAGTATACAATGGAACAAATGGAAAATCATGAGTTTAAATGTGAAATGATAAACCTTATTAAAACAGCTGATATTGGTATTGAAGATATTTTATTAGAAAAGAAAGAAGTACCGTCAAATATTGTTGAAGAATTACCTTTCCCTAAGGAACTGAAAGAGAAAATATTAAAAGAGGGTGGTTTAAAAGAAATTTCTTTAGATACATATCATAAAAAATTTGATAAAAATAATAATGAAATTGGAAATGTAGTATTTAATTTGGAAAAAGAAGAATCAATCGGTACAAGAAAGTTTTTTAAAATGACAGCACCTATTTTAAATACTTTAAAAGAAGGAAAAATTTTAATCATAGATGAACTAGATGCAAGTTTACATCCTATGCTTACAAAGTCATTGATTGAAATGTTTCATAATGAGGAACTTAATACAAAAAATGCACAATTGATTTTTGCTACACATGATACCAACTTATTAACGCCATCATTATTTAGAAGAGATCAAATTTGGTTAACAGAAAAAGATAAATATGGTGCAACAAATATTTATTCATTGGCTCAGTTTAAAGATGTAAGAGCAAAAGAGAACTTTGAAAAAAATTATATTCAAGGTAAATATGGAGCTATTCCATATCTTGGAAAGTTTGAGTTTTAGTTATGGCAAGGCGAGGGCAAGATAGTTCTGATAAACTTCATAATAGAAGAAAACAAGCTCTAAAAGCACAAGATTTTAAATCTAAAAAGAAAGATAAATCTAAAGTTCCAGATATAATCATTTCATGTGAAGATTCTGTATCTGCCCCAGCTTATTTTAGAAATATTGTTAAAAACCTTATTAAAGAAAAAAAGATTACGCAAGATTCATTTGTGATAGTTCCTTCTGAAATTTTAAGTGGAACTAACCCTTCTAAGGTTTTAGAAAGATTAAAAAAATATGAAGATAGGAATGGTAAAACATATAAAGATTTTCAACATAAATGGATAGTAATAGATAGAGATGTTGAAAGAGTCAATGGCGGTGGACATACCACAGAAGATTTTAATGTTGCAATTAATAATGCTAAAAGTACTAAACAAAATTTAAATATTGAAGTTGCATATTCAAATGATTCTTTTGAATTATGGTATCTCCTACATTTTAATTATATTACAACTGGTATTTTAAGAGATGATATTAATACAAAATTAATTAAAAAGCTGAAAGAAAAAAATCCATATAAATTTTCTAAATTAAATAAAAAAAATATTAAACAAGATAACTATGTAAAATATATTTTTGAGGAACTTTTAGAGTTTCAAGAAGATGCAATTAAGAATGCAGAAAGATTATTGGAAAGTTATGGAAATCAACACTCTCCAGAAAAAGATAATCCATCAACTACAATCCATAAACTTGTAGTAATTTTAAAAACATTAAATCAATAAATAATTAATAAATCTAATGTTTTATGAAGATTCAAGGTGGAAGAGAAAATTTATGTAAAAGCTTACTAAACTAAGTAAGTATATAAATTTTCTCTTTTAAGGTAGAAGATGTGCTGAAGATTAAATCTTCAACACTGCCATAAAAGCTTCTTGTGGTACGTTTACTTTACCAATCGCTTTCATTCTTTTCTTACCTGCTTTTTGTTTCTCTAGTAGTTTTCTTTTTCTTGTAATATCCCCACCATAACATTTTGCAGTTACATTTTTACCTGTAGATTTTACAGTTTCTCTTGCAATAATATTACTTCCAATACTTGCTTGTATTGCTACTTCAAATAGTTGTCTTGGAATTAGCTCTTTTAAGGCTTTTATAAACTCTCTACCTTTACTTAGGGCTTTATTCTCAGGAACTATTATTGATAAGGCATCTACAACTTCACCTGCAACTTTTATATCAAGTTTTTGTAAAACACCTGGTCTAAAACCTATTGGTTCATAATCAAAAGATGCATAACCTTTTGTTGTAGATTTTAGTTTATCATAGAAGTCCATTACAATCTCATTCATTGGAATATCATAATCCAATAAAACCCTTTTACCTAAATAATCCATTTTATTTTGTATAGCTCTTTTATCATTAAGCAGTTTAATAACATTTCCTAAAAATTCATCAGGTACTAAAATAGTTGCTTTTACATATGGTTCAAAGATTGTATCAATATAGTTAGGCTCTGGTAATTCACTTGGATTTTGAATTGTTATTCTTTCTCCATCATTTTTAAGCACTTCATATATAACAGTAGGTGCTGTTGCAATTAAATCAAGATTAAATTCCCTTTCAAGTCTCTCTTTTATAACTTCCATATGAAGCATTCCTAAAAAACCTGTTCTAAATCCACTTCCTAGTGCTGCTGAAGATTCTGGTTCAAAAGAGATTGATGAGTCATTTAGTTGAAGTTTAATTAAAGCCTCTCTTAAATCTTCAAATTTATCTGTTTCTATTGGATAGATTCCTGCAAATACAAAAGGTTTAGCAGGTTCAAATCCTTCAATTGCTTTTTGTGTTGGGTTTTTTGCATCAGTCATTGTATCCCCAACTGCAATTCCATCAAGTGTTTTTAATCCTAAAATAACTATTCCAATTTCACCTGTTTTGATTTCAGTTGTTTTTTCTCTTTTTATTGGGTGTGGATACATTAAATCTAATACTGGATGTTGAACTTTTGTATTCATCATCTTAAGCATTTGACCTTTTTTAATACTTCCATCATAAACTCTAACAAGTGCTAGTGCACCTAAATAGTTATCAAACCATGAATCATAAATTAATGCTTTTGTAGGAGCTTCCTCATCTCCTTCTGGAGCTGGAACTCTATCTACAATAGAATCAATTAAATCTTTTACACCTAAACCTGTTTTTGCAGAGATAAGATTATGTTCTGTACAATCTAAACCTATAGCTTCTTCTGTTTCTTCTAAAACTCTCATTGGGTCAGCACTAGGTAAGTCGATTTTATTAACAACTGGAAGTAGTTCTAAATCATTATCCAAGGCAATATATACATTGGCAATAGTTTGTGCTTCAACACCTTGTGTTGAATCTACAATCAAAAGTGCACCTTCTGATGAAGCTAAACTTCTACTTACTTCATAAGAGAAGTCAACGTGTCCTGGAGTGTCAATTAGGTTTAAGATATACTCTTCACCATCTTTTATATATTTTAATCTAACGCTTTGAGCTTTAATAGTAATACCACGCTCTTGTTCAATATCCATTGTATCCATTACCTGAGATGACATCTCTCTATCTGTAATAGCTCCACACTCTTGTATTATTCTATCAGCTAGTGTAGATTTCCCATGGTCAATATGAGCAATAATACTAAAGTTTCTAATGTTTTTTTGCAAGTTTAATCCTAAAATAGAGTTATTTAAATTGGGCGATTATATCTAAAATTTAGTTATGAGTGAGTTAATTTATAATTTATTTGAAAAAGTAGTTTTAGGATTAACCTAAAACCACTTTAATTTGGAGAGATTATCTTTGAATTGAACCTTCAACTCTTCTGTTTAATGCTCTACCTTCTTCTGTTTCATTTGTAGCTACTGGTCTTGTTTCACCATAACCAATTGATTTTAATCTTGTTGAGTCAACACCATAAGCTTCTAAAGCTTTAACAACTGATGCAGCTCTTCTTTCAGATAGTTTTTGATTATACTCATCACTACCTTTTGCATCTGTATGTGCTTCAATTTTACCACTTACTGATGGGAATGCTTTCATAAAGTCAGCAAATTTTTTGATTCTTGAATCATAAGAGTTTTTAATTCTTGAACTATCAAAGTCAAATAAGATGTTAAGGTTTACTTTTAATGAACATCCATTTTCATCAACAATATCTCCTTTTGGAGTATCTGGACATTTATCTTTTGAATCAACTACCCCATCTTGGTCACTATCAATTTCACATCCTAATTTATCAACAACTGCACCAACAGCTGAATTTGGACATTGGTCATTCATATCAAATACACCATCATTATCAGAATCTTTAGGTGCAGGAGTTTCATCAACTTTTGGAGCTTCAGGAGCTGCTTTTTTACCAAATGGAATTGCAATACCTACAGTATAAAGTAGGTTATTATCTCCATGATCAGTTTCAATAACATGTCTTAAATCTGTTTTTAAATAAACATCTTCAGAGATTTTGTATTTTACACCAAAACCATAGTTACCAAAAAGTCCACTTTCATTTCCATAAAATTCATTATCAAAGTGTTCAATACCAACACCCACTAAGGCATATAGCGACGTTGCATCATTTAATCCATATTCTTTGATAAAGTTACCAAAAACTCTAGTGACATAGGTAGAAGCACCTACATTAAAAACTGTATCTTTGTACTTTACATCATCAATAGTTCTTAAAAAACCAACTTCAAATTGATCAAACATTGAGTCATCAAGGTTAAAACCAAAACTTAAACCAACATTAGCATAGTTTCTTTCTAAATTTAAATTACCTTCAGTAAAAGTTCCACCTAACATAGGAGTAACTTCATATTTATATTCACTATTTGCAGCAAACAT is a window of Halarcobacter sp. DNA encoding:
- a CDS encoding MATE family efflux transporter; translation: MLDSKPFILFFKYVIPSMLGFLAISSASIIDGYFVGNYIGSVSLAAITVSFPLFNILFGFALMFAVGSSVITGKLMGEGNKEEASNVFSKAIYVIVVLSISLNLLLYLNINNVLDLINVKDQLRVETLNYLPVILNFLPFLMIGITVDYFVKVDENPNLSFLALLISSLINIVLDYIFIVKFDWGISGAAYATGISQVFILLVLLPHFFLKKSTLRLVKPRGSFLSIFNALKNGSSEFINESSVGITILVFNYILLKTFGPLGIASFTIIGYFITISIMTSFAVSDSLQAIISKNFGAQYFNRMKSFLKLGVVSILCVEIILTLFAIITPESLINIFINDNDIKTKHITIDFISYVWPAFIFSGLNLLASAYLTSIQKPLYSGLIAIMRSLIFPIIFIFILPLIFGDIGIFIALSCAEILTFIFAFRFFMLNRPSVLSKVST
- a CDS encoding ATP-binding protein; translation: MLLQFSVNNHKSIKDTIEFSLLKESQDKGNSFKIRQYELLKSAIVYGANASGKSNFLKSLAFMGRIVLNKDKVIQSTDLLAHIPFRLNTETEDSSSTFEVVFFIDDIKYRYGFELDKTTVYSEWLYADEKGKEAKLFYRDIEEEDYVNSNRFKEGYNFFDKNNSNIRISKNQLFIWKCDQNDGEISKSILNWFNHVNFIDGIDHDGYIEYTMEQMENHEFKCEMINLIKTADIGIEDILLEKKEVPSNIVEELPFPKELKEKILKEGGLKEISLDTYHKKFDKNNNEIGNVVFNLEKEESIGTRKFFKMTAPILNTLKEGKILIIDELDASLHPMLTKSLIEMFHNEELNTKNAQLIFATHDTNLLTPSLFRRDQIWLTEKDKYGATNIYSLAQFKDVRAKENFEKNYIQGKYGAIPYLGKFEF
- a CDS encoding RloB family protein: MARRGQDSSDKLHNRRKQALKAQDFKSKKKDKSKVPDIIISCEDSVSAPAYFRNIVKNLIKEKKITQDSFVIVPSEILSGTNPSKVLERLKKYEDRNGKTYKDFQHKWIVIDRDVERVNGGGHTTEDFNVAINNAKSTKQNLNIEVAYSNDSFELWYLLHFNYITTGILRDDINTKLIKKLKEKNPYKFSKLNKKNIKQDNYVKYIFEELLEFQEDAIKNAERLLESYGNQHSPEKDNPSTTIHKLVVILKTLNQ
- the lepA gene encoding translation elongation factor 4, with the translated sequence MQKNIRNFSIIAHIDHGKSTLADRIIQECGAITDREMSSQVMDTMDIEQERGITIKAQSVRLKYIKDGEEYILNLIDTPGHVDFSYEVSRSLASSEGALLIVDSTQGVEAQTIANVYIALDNDLELLPVVNKIDLPSADPMRVLEETEEAIGLDCTEHNLISAKTGLGVKDLIDSIVDRVPAPEGDEEAPTKALIYDSWFDNYLGALALVRVYDGSIKKGQMLKMMNTKVQHPVLDLMYPHPIKREKTTEIKTGEIGIVILGLKTLDGIAVGDTMTDAKNPTQKAIEGFEPAKPFVFAGIYPIETDKFEDLREALIKLQLNDSSISFEPESSAALGSGFRTGFLGMLHMEVIKERLEREFNLDLIATAPTVIYEVLKNDGERITIQNPSELPEPNYIDTIFEPYVKATILVPDEFLGNVIKLLNDKRAIQNKMDYLGKRVLLDYDIPMNEIVMDFYDKLKSTTKGYASFDYEPIGFRPGVLQKLDIKVAGEVVDALSIIVPENKALSKGREFIKALKELIPRQLFEVAIQASIGSNIIARETVKSTGKNVTAKCYGGDITRKRKLLEKQKAGKKRMKAIGKVNVPQEAFMAVLKI
- a CDS encoding OmpA family protein, with protein sequence MKKIILSTALCASMMFAANSEYKYEVTPMLGGTFTEGNLNLERNYANVGLSFGFNLDDSMFDQFEVGFLRTIDDVKYKDTVFNVGASTYVTRVFGNFIKEYGLNDATSLYALVGVGIEHFDNEFYGNESGLFGNYGFGVKYKISEDVYLKTDLRHVIETDHGDNNLLYTVGIAIPFGKKAAPEAPKVDETPAPKDSDNDGVFDMNDQCPNSAVGAVVDKLGCEIDSDQDGVVDSKDKCPDTPKGDIVDENGCSLKVNLNILFDFDSSRIKNSYDSRIKKFADFMKAFPSVSGKIEAHTDAKGSDEYNQKLSERRAASVVKALEAYGVDSTRLKSIGYGETRPVATNETEEGRALNRRVEGSIQR